GAGCGTCTGGTGCGCAGCAATGGCGAGGTGCTGTACCTGAAGACCTTCCAGCTTGGCGCAGACCAGACCAAAAGGGCATGGTGGCTGTCTCAGCTCGCGAAGCACCACTGGCACATTGACACCACAGCCCAGGCCCTGAACCTGACCCGGGATGAGGTGGTGCGGGGAATGCAGAGGGCAGGGTTCGGGTACCTGCTCAATCCAGAGTTGCTGAAAAGGGCCACCAGAAAGCGTTGAGTTCAGCCTTCTGATTTTAGCCCTCGGCGCTTGGCTCTCGGCTCTCGGCTTTTTGCCTTCAGCCTTCTGCCTTCTGCAAATTGCATGCCTCCAACCTTCCAAATCTGCAGAAATCCCCTAAAATGACGTGTATGGACTTCCTCACCCCGGAGCAGCTCCAGACCCTGCGCGCCCCTCTGATCCGCGAAGAGAGCAGCGAGGTGCTGGAACGCCTCAACACGCTATTTGCACATGACTGGAGTCTGGAACTCGATGTGTTCGATGTGGAACACCCCACCGTCCGGGCACGCCTTCGCATCCAACACATCACCCGTGATGGACTGGGACAGGCAGAAAGCCTAAAAGAGGCTGAAAAAAGAGCCTTGCTGAGTGCAGCACGTGTTCTGGGCATGGGTACAGGGGAGGCCACTGCACAGGCCAGCACCGCACCTGCTGAACCTGCCAAACCCAAAGCCCACCAGCACATTGATGAATTGATGGAAAAATGCAACCAGGTGGGTCTGGGCCTGGAAGCGGCCAAACTGAGCATGCAGTACAAAGGCTACGGCGAAACCCTCGAAGACAGCCGCAAGCTCTACGTCGCCCTCAGGGAACTCCTGAAGAAGAACGGGCACCATGCTTAAGGTTTACGCCATCGGAGACGTGCATGCCAGCTGGGGCCACCTCTGGCGTGCCCTCAAAGCCACCCCCCTGATTGACGACCAGGGGAACCCCACCGCCCTGATGAAGTCGGGAGATTACCAGCTTGTTCTGACCGGGGACCTCATCCACCCCAAGACCCTGATGGAATACTCCCTGATGACCGGCATCGACAATTTTGATCCTGAAAACCCCCAGCACCTGTCGAGTGCAGCCCGTTCCCAGATCCGTGAACTGAACCGCCTGAAGCGCACCTTCGATGCCTGTGAGGGCAACATGCACATTCTGCTGGGCAACCACGACGATGCAGCCCTGACCCACAAGTTCAGCCTGGGCTCGGGGTTTGGCACCAAGCACAATGAGTTTGACCCTTCCAAAGGCGGCCGGGAATTCCCTGAAGAGTTGCGGACCTGGATGGAAAGCTTCCCCAGAGAGATCATTGTGGGGCGCACCCACTTTGCCCATGTGGGACCCATGCCCACCCATGCCATCTTCGATGAGTTCTTCTATTCCACCCGGGAGCACAAAACCTGGTGGGAGGAACACCCAGACTGGGTGGAGATGTTCGGATATGTCTTCGGGGTTTATGGTCATACGGTGATGAAAGACGGCATCCACATGGACGCAGAGCAACGGGTCGCAATGATTGATGCGCTGGAAGCCGGTCAAATTCTGGAACTCACCTTTGGGCCGGACCTTTCCCAGAAACCAGAAGCCAGAATCTTAAGCTTTAAAGCCTAAGGGTGTTGACATAAATCCTGGGGTCATATATAGTTTTCTTCGCTGAAGGGCACGCCCGGAAGCGCAAGAGTGGTCCGGTAGTGTAGCGGTTAGCATAACTGCCTGTCACGCAGTAGGTCGCGGGTTCAAATCCCGTCCGGACCGCCACTCTGGCAAGGTAGCTCAGCTGGTAGAGCAAACGACTGAAAATCGTTGGGTCGGCGGTTCAAATCCGCCCCTTGCCACCACAATCCCCAGATGGAACTCCCATCTGGGGTTTTTTTTGGTGATCATGCCCTGGGTGAGCACAGCTAAAGCTCGAGACCCAGACGAAAAAGG
This genomic window from Deinococcus cellulosilyticus NBRC 106333 = KACC 11606 contains:
- a CDS encoding metallophosphoesterase, whose translation is MLKVYAIGDVHASWGHLWRALKATPLIDDQGNPTALMKSGDYQLVLTGDLIHPKTLMEYSLMTGIDNFDPENPQHLSSAARSQIRELNRLKRTFDACEGNMHILLGNHDDAALTHKFSLGSGFGTKHNEFDPSKGGREFPEELRTWMESFPREIIVGRTHFAHVGPMPTHAIFDEFFYSTREHKTWWEEHPDWVEMFGYVFGVYGHTVMKDGIHMDAEQRVAMIDALEAGQILELTFGPDLSQKPEARILSFKA